CCACAACTCCTATTTATAACCAGAAATTTAATAACCACCCCTAGGCAGTTTTGATAGAACATAACTAACATAAACTGATGTAAATAACTAATAATAACTAACCCAATAACTACCCcaacaaataattaaataataactttCTAACTGCAATCTAACTGCTACTACTGCTACTGTTCACGAGCACTGTTCATCCTATCATTTTaactattatattttttttttgaagatttatttatttaaaggttCCTTTTATCATTTTATGTTGGGAAGAACCTGCAATGTTGAATGTTTATTGAGTATTATTTTTATCTTCCTTTTTTCAAGTGGATTTAATTAGTAGATAATAGATGAATATGAAAGTTAAAGCAAGTGCAGCATTTGCTTGTTAATAGGAAGTTCTTCTATGAAGTTGGGAAGGAAAGACTACAAATGGGTAATGTGGAGTCCTTATCCTTAAAAGTTTGCTCCTTATTGACTTCGGAAAGACAAACATAAACATTCTTCCGCATTCATCAGTCAAAGGACACTTTTATCAGTTTTAGGTCAGATAGTCATGGTCAACAATTTGTATTTCTGTTATCCTGAGTATATACTAACCATCAAGGGTGATATATAGCTACTTCCATTTTTTAGGCCCAATGTCTGTTGTGCTATTGCCATAGATTCGAAGTAGCTTTTTTTCCTTGGTACATTTGAGAGAGTTAAAATCTCTGGCGCTCTCTGCATAATGACATCTTCAACTGAGTTGAAAGAGTTATGGttcactaaaaaaaaaatttccatctaaattggggaaaatttattatggacCACTTTTTTGTGGTGCAAAGTTGCACCACTCCCTTTTAACTTACCATAAcaggtttttttaaaaaaaaatcaaaaaacatattttcttaatctttaattaattatttggtTAATTGAATTAGCTTTTCTAGTTCATCTCCCTCAGTGTATCATCTCCATCTATCTCAGTTTCtatgatcttcttcttttctagttcatcttcttcttttcttcctccCACCCAACAACCACTGCCACGCACAACCCTAAACTCTACCACCCAGCcacaaccccaccaccaccagaaATCAAAACCTCTCCCCATTCTCATTTTCGTTGttcttcctcctcatcatcattctgttcttcttctccttcttcccctGTATTGTTGCTTCCAACGAGCCTCTCCCAAGTCCCAATCTCACCACCGAAACCACAACTCAAGATCCATAGCAGATAGTGAGCATGAAGAGACACCCACAACCCCAGATCTAAACGCCAGATACTAACACCCAGTGCTAGAATCcaggaaaaaaaatttgaacccaGCCAACCCCATCGAACCCACCCCCACCATCGCCCCCAACCACCAAAATCTccaacccagaaacccaccTTCACCGATCGAAAACCCATCGCAACCCACCCTACCCTCATCCCCACCCTCACCCAGAAACTGAGCCCATAAACCCCATCCAGAACcaaagagaagaggaagaagagggaaACAGATCTGAGAGAAGAATCtgagagaagaagaggaaaacaGATATGAGATGAAGAACCAGATCTGATGTGGCAggttttctttgtttatgtttGTTCTATGTCATAGCGATGGACTATATAGAGAGAGACATAAAAAATAGTGATAGGGTACCTTGATTTTACTTATGATCTGTCCACTTTGTCAGCTGTCACATTATAATGGTGgtattcattttttcttttcaggcAGTTTCTATCGAATACGCAGTGCTTTTAAGTATGGAGCCCGTAAACTTGGCTGGATTCTTATGTTACCAGAAGATAGAATAGCAGATGAGCTTAATAGGTTCTTTGCAAACACTCTGGATAGGCATGGAAATACTCAAGGGAATGAAGACAAGTTATTTCTGTGTTTATCGACTGGTTCCAAACTGGATAGGATACCTGGGAGTTATAAACTTGAAGACTCCAAGCTTGTTGGGACATCTGGAGTCTTGGGTATTGCAAGCACTAATGGTTTGTCCTGCCTTTCCAATGGTAAAGTTGAAAGTAGGATTTGTAGTGATACAGCTGTAACTTCTGTCATTGATGATGAGAAAGAGAGGAATGGTATGGTAAGCTATTCTCTTAGATGTCATAATGATGAAAAGAATTTGGCATCCAATGGTGCAGCAGTTCCGAGAGATGCTGCTCATGCCCTTGAAACTAATTTCTTTCATAGTGATAGATGCACTACTAGCTCGTCTGGGGGCACTGATGCTTCAAAGTCATTGTTGGACCTTGCTGGGGATTATGACAGTCACGTTGGGAACCTACAATATGGCCACATGTGTAATGGTTATGCTATCTCTCCACTTGTGGTGCCTAGTCCTCCTAGGTCTCCGAAGTTTCATAACAGGAATCCGTGGGAAACAGTTCGTCAATCTTTACAGATTAACCAAGGCATTCATGCTCAGGCAAACTCGAATTGTGTTGTGGGACAACAACTTTACCTTGTAAATCATCCTACTCTACCAGTGACCCCTTTTGGTTCAGAGGAAAATAGAAAACTACGGGGAACAGGCGCTTACTTCCCTAATTTGGTATCTACAGTTATTAAAATTGGATACCCAGATACTTCTAAACTATTTTGGTATATGATTTTTTCAGTAATCCAGTCATCATCTAACTGTTAATCTCATAATTTTGCAGACCTCTCGTCCATACAGGGATAATAGACCAATGCCAGGAAGGGGAAGGGGTCAAATGCTGGGTACTCATGGGCATATGCAGAGACACACTCGCAGCAATGGCTTTGCTCCTGCTCCACAAGAGTTGAATTTTCCAGTCGAAGGAAGTTATGAACATGCTTTAGAAGGATATCCTGCTCATGGTAGTGCCAAAGACAGATCATTGGAAACTTATTTTTCTCAACCTTCCACATGGGGATCACGCCATGCTAATGGTTTCCCTCATTCATCTGAGAAATACGAGTCTGGCTCTCTGAGCCCGCAGCTTCATGGATCCCCAAGGTCTGATGTAAGCAATCACCCAGACTCAGGCATTTCTACTTCTAGGGGTTCTGTGTCTAACGTGGGGGTTGTGGCAGAGGAGATGCCTGATTCATTGTCTGTTGTTGATCCCGAAAGGTAAtataatttttctatttatgtTTATTCATTGCTAAAGACATCATCACATTTGAAGTTAAATCACTGGCAACTTTCTTTAGAGCTTAAGCACTATATGCTTATAGCTTGTTCTCtagttttccttttctttaagGGGGTGTCTGTGGTTTGATATTCAGGATTGATGAGCAAGCTTATCATTTGAAGAATGAAGATGACTTTCCTCCACTTTCCAACTGAGTGCCAGTGAAGGATGGTGAATATGTAATAGCATTAACAGTAATGATCCATACATGGAAACTATTATGACATGCCTACCTTTCAGCAGGTGCAACCAAAGGATGGCGATTTTGTAAGAATTAAGAAGAACAATGTGTATTTGCCTAAAAAATGAAGATAGCTTCCAACAACTCAGGGTTTGTCTAGAGTGAACGCATAGAAACGAGAGTACCCAATAAGTAGAAAATTGTTGGGAGTAGCCATAGATGCTAACAAACTAGACTAAAGTAAACTAGATCGAATGTTGTGTTATCTGTATTTCCTTGTTCAAGTTGGTGTTTTGTACAAAATGGCATGTATATTCGGGTTATGTTTTTCCTTGACGTAGGAGGCTCCTACGtccattttatttttcattatttaggGGTGTATATATCAGGTGATTTCCTGAAGTTGAGTTTTATAGTTCTGCTGTTTGTAGTTTAAAAGTGTAAGCCCAAAAAATTTAGATATATTACTGGATCTCAGAtttctattattttatttagtgATTTACTTGGCGTTAGggtgtttttattttcttggcCATTGGCCTAATTTGAACATTTCCTTGTTTGTTTTGGGTTGGATGTGGCATCATCATAGTAGTGTGAGACCTATGACTTTTTTTAAGATCAGGAATTAAGGAATAGCTGGTTTGGCACTTCATTGAAATGATATTGATAGCCTTTACTGATGTTAAATCCACACATTTAAGAAATATGGGTCGTTTGATCAATATCGGGCAACTCAAAAAGTATATTTTTACCATCCGATCATGATGACATGTATGAGTTGGTAGACCATAATTGAGCGACTTAGATTCTTTGATTGTGTGAATGTATGATTGTTATGACCCTAAAGAACTCAAATCTCAATAGAAGAGTTTAGGCGTGAGCATGGATGAGAAGCCTGATTCGAAACTGAAGTAATTGAGTGTCTAACCAGTGATTTGGACGGTTTAATGTATGTATTCAGGTTAATATGGTATGGACACAAGTCTGTAATGATTACTATTGGGTGTGGAATATTTTCTCCATCGGTACCCGAACTCGACCAAGCAATGCACCTTAGAAGAAAACAAGTATTGGGAGATGAcatgttttactatgagaaaagaagaaagtgTGTTCAAAATTCCAACTTTGGTTTATGTTTTGTCTCTAACACGTTACCAAACATTGTCTTTGTCTGCCTTGTAGCTCAGTTTGAGATTTGcatttcaaataaataatataGAATGGGTAGAAGGGAAattttgaaagaaagaaaatcaaacTGGAGAAGATTTTCATATGGTGCTCCTATGGTGAAAGTCTCGATGAGTCTTTCACCCATAAAAGacattttcttcttatctcctTTACATTTTATTAATCcattttggcttataaaaaatattttcttagcTTCCCCGATCTCTAGTGCTTAATAGCTCTGACGAATCTTTTACGACAGAAAATAATCATAGATCAAGCGGCTTAACCATATCAAAATGAAGGAATATTCGGATAGGTTATCTCTACAACTCGATTGAATGGTTTGAAAGGGATGGCAAAAAAACGGAGAAAGGAAGGTGGTGGTTGGTGGAGGATGAAGGGAAAGGAATGGGTGAGGAAAGAATGAGTCTCTTACCTAGATGATAGAAGAACTCATGAGTATAGGGTTTTTTTCCCTTCTCAAAGCTAAAAGACATGTGTTAATTCATACTCGTATCAGGGATAATTCAAATACCTGTATCTTTATCCAATTTGACCTATACATATACTTGTATTCATAATCATCATGTATTGAAATAACATCTTCCATAATGTTTTTTCATGGCGAATTAATGAAACatgaatatttttataataccaataataatataaaataaaaaaaatagaaaataattaaaagacCCATGTGTAacttaattaacaaaattaaagacCATCTAAATCTTAGTTATAAAACATTACAAACTAGACCATCTAACTAAATTTTAATAAACACAATAAGGTAATTAAATATAAAGCACAATGAAGTGAAAAGAAGGGATTAGAGTATGTGGACTTTACTTTTTGAAAAATGTTGGGTACACACCTGTTCGCCCCTCCACCTCTTGAAatttaagaagaaaagaaagtgaaATGAGTGATGTGATAAGTAATGTAATAGAATACACGaaaaagatataaaaaaaaaaaacaaggtgAAAATGAATTGTAAGAGAAAGAAGatgtgagaatatcataactcTTATTTTTTGGTTCAGATTAAAATGGAAAATGTTTTAtccacacctcattttgaggtggaaggaggtggaggaggagagagataggaagaaaaaaaaagtaagagagagaaagttttagatgtgatagatgataagaggagagaggtagaaataaaaataagtggaaatgaagtgtttaaaagatgaggtgtgtatatatcattactcgatTAAAAtgtacattttttatttttttaatgaataatGTTCCATTCACACCTCTCCTggaggtggaatgaagagagagattggaagaaaatgaaaa
This is a stretch of genomic DNA from Lotus japonicus ecotype B-129 chromosome 1, LjGifu_v1.2. It encodes these proteins:
- the LOC130733872 gene encoding uncharacterized protein LOC130733872 — translated: MGDLQVNGVIFGEDRPGSSSSSPPSPPLPASNPDPSSVAAEAWSAAENTTGEILRRIQPNLAADRRRREVVDYVQRLIRFGARCQVFPYGSVPLKTYLPDGDIDLTALSPQNIEDGLVSDVHAVLRAEENNEAAEYEVKDVRFIDAEVKLVKCLVQNIVVDISFNQLGGLSTLCFLEKVDRLVAKDHLFKRSIILIKAWCYYESRILGAHHGLISTYALETLVLYIFHQYHVSLDGPLAVLYRFLDYFSKFDWDNYCVSLKGPVGKSSLPDIVAEVPENGGNTLLTEEFIRGCVESFSVPSRGADLNMRAFPQKHLNIIDPLKENNNLGRSVNRGSFYRIRSAFKYGARKLGWILMLPEDRIADELNRFFANTLDRHGNTQGNEDKLFLCLSTGSKLDRIPGSYKLEDSKLVGTSGVLGIASTNGLSCLSNGKVESRICSDTAVTSVIDDEKERNGMVSYSLRCHNDEKNLASNGAAVPRDAAHALETNFFHSDRCTTSSSGGTDASKSLLDLAGDYDSHVGNLQYGHMCNGYAISPLVVPSPPRSPKFHNRNPWETVRQSLQINQGIHAQANSNCVVGQQLYLVNHPTLPVTPFGSEENRKLRGTGAYFPNLTSRPYRDNRPMPGRGRGQMLGTHGHMQRHTRSNGFAPAPQELNFPVEGSYEHALEGYPAHGSAKDRSLETYFSQPSTWGSRHANGFPHSSEKYESGSLSPQLHGSPRSDVSNHPDSGISTSRGSVSNVGVVAEEMPDSLSVVDPERIDEQAYHLKNEDDFPPLSN